The genomic stretch ACGAGGAGGGGACCATCCCGGCAGGCTGCCCTGAGGAGGACAACGACTACACCGGCGGCCAGGCGTTCCTCAGGGGCAAAGCGGTGGACCCCGAGACCGGGAACCTCACCGTCGTGGCTGCCGCCAAGTTCGGCTCCAGCGACGATCTCACCTTCGCATTCAAGGACGTGATGATGTTCATTGTGCTCAAGGGCTGGCTCTGCGACCCCACGGGCAGCGAAGAGACCTTCGAGGGCAATAAGTGCTTCGACGCGACGTTCAACGAGAGGGACGCGATGTCTCAGAAATCGATCATCGCGCAGTGATATGGGCGAACCTGTAATCACATCATCGCCAACAACTCCCTCGGAGCAGCCGCTTTCCGAGCGATGGGGGCTCTCTGTTCATTACGGGCTGCGCATCCCCATCTCCACCTCTATCTCCGAGGGCGGGCTGGGGCATACGCTGGGCGCAGAGCTCACGCTCGCGGAATACTTCGAGGACCGCTACACCCTCGCGATAGAGGTCCCGTTCGGCACGACGGAGCAGAAGATACTTCCGACGGAGGACCTGGAAGGCAACTCCGCGGATCACTTCCACTGGGCGGTGATGGCGGGCCTGGGCAGGTTTTCGCGCTCATATCCCCACTTCGGCGACGACGGCGACTTCAACGCCGCGCTCGCAGTCGGGACCACGCCGCTCATGGGCGGCGGCGTCTCCACCATATCCCGCGGCAACGTGGAGGTAGACGGCGAGACTTACGAGTTCGACGGCTCCTCATCCAACACATTCGACATCGGCAGCAACTATTTCGTAGGCGGAGAGCTCCGGCCATTCGGAGGCCGGGGGCCAGTGCTCACCATCGGACCTTCGCTCTACTACGGCCTGCAGTACGCGGGCGAAGGCTCGGAGTTCAACCGCGTAAAGCTCGAGCTCATGTTCATGGCGAACGTGGGCTACGGCGACGCAAGCGCGATCTCGCGCGAGGAGTCCGAGGGCGAGATCGGCGCCATGGGGATCATGCAGGGCCTGTACATGGCCGGCCACGGGCTCATCCAGCGCGCGCTTTACGACAGGTCGATCAGCAGGCCGATGGAGGCGCTGGACGAGTACGGACTCTTGGGCGACGACGGAGATGCGGAAAACCGCGGCAGCATGTCCGACGTGCCGCTGCTGTCGGCAGGCGCCGCGTTCCTCGCGGGCTCCTCCGGCACGAACAGCACGGCGCTGCGCGCGGGAGAGATGTGGTTCTGGGCGTTCTCCGCGATCAACGCGGGCGGCGGAGTATACTTCCTGGCCCAGGGCAGCGACGCTGCAAAGGGCTCCGGACTCGCGGACGTGCTGGGAACAGCCAGGCTCCTGAGTTATGCAATCGCAGGGATCAACACGCCATCCGAGAGACTCGCGATGCTGCCGGAGGACTCTGAGGCGAGACAGATGTACATCAACATCGCCTCCTATGCGCTCAACTCCGCCGTGATGCTCGTCGGCGCAGGCACGAACAGCGACATAGCGATGTCAGGGGGTGCCGGCGCCAACATGGGCGTAGCGATGTCGCCCGACCCGGTCGAGGGGACCACGGTCGAGCGCACGGACATAGGCTACATCCCCTACACCGCGTACTGGGGCCAGAGGAACGGCAACCGCGCGGGCATCATCGTGCACAAGAGCTGGCACGACCTCCCGTCCGAGAACTTTCAGCTCTTCTCCTCGGCCATGCTGCTCTCGCCCATGCTCACCTTCGGCAACATCGGCAACATGCCGGCCCAGGACAAACAGTTCGCTTCCGAGATGCTCCCCTCGGACGTGGGCGCAGCGCTGGGGCTGGAGTGGAAGACCACGTTCACGAGACTCTCGCTCGGCTTAGACACGCGCGCAGTATCCGGCGGCGAGAATTCGACGGCAGGCATCGGCGGGATGGCCGGATTCGACCTTCTGATTCCGTTCAACGGCGAGGAGGACGGCTCGGGGTTGGCGCTGGGAGTCCGCGCCGCCGCCCACAAGCTCTTTCCCAAAGGCTCAGACGCCGAGATCGCGCCATGGGCCGGGCTCACCCTTCATTTTTAAACTCGATAGAGCGCTTTCGTGACGATGTAGATCGCAACCTCGGGTTCGACCATGTCGCGCCACGTCGTCTTGCCGGAGGCGATCGCCTCGCGGATTTCGGTGGAGCTGATGTCCGGTATGGGCGAGTCCAGTCCGCGCGGGATATTCACGATATCCACCAGTTCCTTGATCTTGTCGAAGTGATGCCACTGCTCCGCCTGCTTGGCTATGTCGCCGCCGGTCACGAGGAAGAACCTCATACCGGGATTCTCTTCAATAAAATGTTCGATCGTCCGGAGGGTCCTGCTCTCGCCGCCCAGCCGCCCCTCCACGTCCTTCACGGTCACCGGGAGGTTGAGCTTTGACAGGGCGAGCTTCGTCATGGCAAGCCTGGCGTCGAACGGGGCAAGCTGTTTGCCGAACGGATGGATGAAGCACGGGACGACCCAGACCTCGTCGGCGATCCCCTTCATGAAGAGCCACCTGACGATTTCGGAGTGCCCCTTATGCGGGGGGTTGAAGGAACCGCCGAATATCGCGACGCGCCTGCGCATTCCCCTAGTGTCCACGGCATATCCTCCTTGCAAAAACTTCCGCGAAAATTAATATACGAGCCGCCGATGAAACTCAACCGAGTTCTCATAGTCACAAAGCCCAGGGGCGAGCAACGAAAGCGCGGCCCTGTCGCCGGATCCCGCGCGATCGAGACGGAGCGCGCGAAGGCGCTCGCCCGCATCGAACGCAAGCTCCGCAGCATGGGCATAACGTACACGACCGTCACGCGCTTTGCGATTCCGGCGACGCGCAGCTTTGACCTCATCATATCGTTCGGCGGCGACGGGACGTTTCTCGCTGCCGCGCACAAGGCAGGCTGCGTGCCGATCCTTGGCGTCAACGCCGCGCCCGACCATTCCGTTGGCTTCTACTGCGCCGCCGCCCCGGATACCTTCGACCGGGTGCTCGCGCGAATCATCTCCGACAAGATGAAGCTGAGGGAAGCGCCGATGATCGAGGCCCGGATAGACGGCAGGAGGCTCCCCTGCCCTGCGCTCAACGACGTGCTCTTCGCAGGCTCATCTCCCGCCGAGACGGTGCGCTATCGCATCTCTGCGAACGAAAGGTCGGAGGAGCAGAAGAGCTCCGGCGTCTGGATAGCCTCGGGTCCCGGCTCCACCGCTGCGATAAAGTCCGCTGGCGGAAGGCCGATGCCCATGTTCTCGCAGAGGCTTCAGTTCCTGGTGAGGGAGCCCTGTCCCAGGCCGGGCTCCAGATACCGCATGACCCGCGGGGTGATCGCACAGAGACGCGCGATCAAGATCGAATCGCACATGCGGACCGCCAAGGCCTACATCGACGGGCACTGGCACGCGTGCGCGGTGAAGCAAGGCTCGACCATCTCCTGCCGCATATCGAAGAAGAGGCTCAAGATATTCATCTGACCGATTCGTCCTTCAAGAACCTTCGGGGCCTGCCGGCATGAGTTCGCGCGGGATGGTCTGCACGCCCTCCACCTCCGGCAGGACGGCGTCCGGGCTGCGAGCTGCGCCCAGTTCCTTGAGGGTGCGCGCGCCGGGGATGACGCGGCTCTCCCAGGAGCCCACCGCGCTGTTGTAGCTTTTGATCGCACCCTCCAGCCCCTTGCCCACCCCGCTCAAGTGTCTGGCGAAGGTGCTGCAGCGCTCGAAGAGGTCCTTGCCCGCATCCGAGATCTTCATCGCGTTTTCCGTGAGCTGCTCCTGCTGCCAGCTCATGGCCACCGAGCGGAGCATGACTATGAGCGTGGTGGGGGTTGCCAGCACCACGCGGCTCTGCATGCCGTCCTCGATGAGCTCGCGATCCAGTTCGAGCGCAGCCGAGAAAAACGACTCGCCCGGGAGGAAGAGGACGACGAAGTCGGGCGCAGGGTCGAACTGGGCCCAGTAGTTCTTCTGGCCCAGGAGCCTCATGTGCTCGCGCACCGCCCGCGCGTGTCCTGCCAGAGCGGCCTGTCGGACATCCTCGCCCGTCGCCTCGATCGCCTTCATATAATCCGTGAGGGGGACCTTGGCGTCCACCACCACCGAGCGGCCGTGCGGCAGGCGGACGACCAGGTCGGGCCGCTGCCTCGATTCGGAGCCGCCGACCGAGCGCTGTGTGTCGAAGTCGCAGTGTTTGGAGAGACCCGCCACCTCGACCACGCGCTCCAGCGTCACCTCGCCCCATTTTCCTCGGGCGGTCGGAGACTTGAGCGCCGAGACGAGAGAACCGGTCTCGCGCGTGAGCGCGCTCTGGCCCTGCTTCAATATGTCGAGCATGCTGGAGAGCCCGCCGTAAGCCTTCTCGCGTTTGACCTCGATATCGGAGATGGCGCGCTGGTAGCGCTCCAACGCCTCGCGCAGGGGCTTCACGTGCTCGCCGATCTTAGGCTCCGCCTGTTTGATGAACTCGTCGCGCGCCTCTTTCAGGACCTCGGAGGATATTCCCCTGAAGGTCATCTGAAGGTTGGCCACCGCCTTCTCCTGCTCCTCGCGCGCGCGCTGGGAATCGGAGAGCCGCTCCTCGAGCAACTGCCTCCTGGCGCGCCAAGAGGACCACAGGATCGCGAGCGCGGCCAGCCCGATGGCGAGGCCTATCATGAATGGGAGGATGTAGGACATGCGGGCAATCTAGGCCAGGGGGAGTTTACTTATCAAGAGGAATGTATTGCCGGGCCAAGCTAGATGATCTTGCTCA from bacterium encodes the following:
- a CDS encoding nicotinate-nicotinamide nucleotide adenylyltransferase, yielding MDTRGMRRRVAIFGGSFNPPHKGHSEIVRWLFMKGIADEVWVVPCFIHPFGKQLAPFDARLAMTKLALSKLNLPVTVKDVEGRLGGESRTLRTIEHFIEENPGMRFFLVTGGDIAKQAEQWHHFDKIKELVDIVNIPRGLDSPIPDISSTEIREAIASGKTTWRDMVEPEVAIYIVTKALYRV
- a CDS encoding NAD(+)/NADH kinase, giving the protein MKLNRVLIVTKPRGEQRKRGPVAGSRAIETERAKALARIERKLRSMGITYTTVTRFAIPATRSFDLIISFGGDGTFLAAAHKAGCVPILGVNAAPDHSVGFYCAAAPDTFDRVLARIISDKMKLREAPMIEARIDGRRLPCPALNDVLFAGSSPAETVRYRISANERSEEQKSSGVWIASGPGSTAAIKSAGGRPMPMFSQRLQFLVREPCPRPGSRYRMTRGVIAQRRAIKIESHMRTAKAYIDGHWHACAVKQGSTISCRISKKRLKIFI
- the rmuC gene encoding DNA recombination protein RmuC, whose product is MSYILPFMIGLAIGLAALAILWSSWRARRQLLEERLSDSQRAREEQEKAVANLQMTFRGISSEVLKEARDEFIKQAEPKIGEHVKPLREALERYQRAISDIEVKREKAYGGLSSMLDILKQGQSALTRETGSLVSALKSPTARGKWGEVTLERVVEVAGLSKHCDFDTQRSVGGSESRQRPDLVVRLPHGRSVVVDAKVPLTDYMKAIEATGEDVRQAALAGHARAVREHMRLLGQKNYWAQFDPAPDFVVLFLPGESFFSAALELDRELIEDGMQSRVVLATPTTLIVMLRSVAMSWQQEQLTENAMKISDAGKDLFERCSTFARHLSGVGKGLEGAIKSYNSAVGSWESRVIPGARTLKELGAARSPDAVLPEVEGVQTIPRELMPAGPEGS